Proteins encoded in a region of the Sulfurimonas marina genome:
- a CDS encoding iron-sulfur cluster assembly scaffold protein yields the protein MAKADMLGESLWDAYSNKVTTLMNNPQHQGEIFEADAESRGNKLIVADFGAESCGDAVRLYWEIDPATDKIIDSKFKSFGCGTAIASSDVMTELCIGKTVQEAVKITNIDVEMALRDDPETPAVPPQKMHCSVMAYDVIKKAAGLYLGVDAESFEEEIIVCECARVSLNTLKEVIKLNDLKTVEEITDYTKAGGFCKSCIKPGGHEAMDYYLVDILADTRKEMDEEKMKAAADAQAMGGGKFEEMTLVQQIKAVDAIIDENVRQFLIMDGGDMEIIDIKKADPYIDIYIRYLGACSGCASSATGTLYAIESTLKEKLSDKIRVLPI from the coding sequence ATGGCTAAGGCTGATATGTTAGGCGAGTCTCTTTGGGACGCGTATTCAAATAAAGTAACGACATTAATGAACAATCCTCAACACCAAGGGGAGATCTTTGAAGCAGATGCAGAGTCACGCGGGAACAAACTTATTGTTGCTGACTTCGGTGCGGAATCTTGTGGTGATGCTGTACGTTTATACTGGGAGATCGATCCAGCGACTGATAAGATTATAGATTCTAAATTTAAATCTTTCGGTTGTGGTACTGCGATCGCTTCATCTGATGTAATGACTGAGCTTTGTATCGGTAAAACTGTACAAGAAGCTGTAAAAATTACAAATATCGATGTTGAGATGGCTCTTCGTGACGATCCGGAAACTCCGGCAGTTCCACCACAAAAGATGCACTGTTCGGTTATGGCTTACGATGTTATCAAAAAAGCTGCAGGACTTTATCTAGGTGTTGATGCAGAGAGTTTTGAAGAGGAGATCATTGTTTGTGAATGTGCACGTGTATCTCTAAATACTCTTAAAGAGGTTATCAAGCTAAACGACCTTAAAACTGTTGAAGAGATCACTGACTATACAAAAGCGGGTGGATTCTGTAAATCTTGTATTAAGCCTGGTGGACACGAAGCTATGGATTACTATTTAGTAGATATCTTAGCAGATACTCGTAAAGAGATGGATGAAGAAAAAATGAAAGCTGCTGCTGATGCTCAAGCTATGGGCGGCGGTAAATTTGAAGAGATGACATTAGTACAACAGATCAAAGCTGTTGATGCTATCATCGATGAGAATGTTCGTCAATTCCTAATTATGGACGGTGGAGATATGGAGATTATCGATATCAAAAAAGCTGATCCGTATATTGATATCTATATCCGTTACCTTGGTGCATGTAGCGGTTGTGCTTCAAGTGCTACTGGTACACTATATGCGATTGAAAGTACTCTTAAAGAGAAACTTTCAGATAAAATCCGCGTATTACCTATCTAA
- a CDS encoding NifS family cysteine desulfurase produces the protein MQVYLDNNATTMCDPKVVEAMLPFFSEQYGNPNSLHKFGSSTHPALMNAINQTYKAINASDNDDIVFTSCATESNNWVLQSVWIDHVLNGDKNHIVTTEVEHPSILSTCKFLEEQGVKVTYLPVNEEGVVEAHTVKSFITDKTALVSVMWASNETGMINPIKEIGEICKEKGVLFHTDGVQAVGKIPVDLQDVHVDFLSFSAHKFHGPKGIGGLYIKDSQELSPLMHGGEQMGGRRSGTLNVPYIIGMGKALELATENIEETMAKIRAKRDRLEDALLELSDTFTVGNRDNRTPNTILISIKGVEGEGMLWDLNNGEIGASTGSACASEDLEANTVMLAIGADNELAHTGIRLSLSRFTTDAEVDYVISHFKNAVARLRGISSSFAKQAPTKGGEVQECELHHHH, from the coding sequence ATGCAAGTATATTTAGACAACAATGCTACTACAATGTGTGATCCAAAAGTTGTAGAAGCGATGTTACCATTCTTTTCTGAGCAGTATGGTAACCCAAACTCACTTCATAAATTTGGTTCATCTACGCATCCGGCACTAATGAATGCAATCAATCAAACATATAAAGCGATCAATGCAAGTGATAATGATGATATCGTATTTACATCATGTGCAACAGAATCAAATAACTGGGTTTTACAATCTGTATGGATTGATCACGTATTAAATGGTGATAAAAACCACATCGTAACGACTGAAGTTGAGCACCCGTCGATTCTTTCTACATGTAAATTTTTAGAGGAACAAGGTGTAAAAGTTACATATCTCCCGGTAAATGAAGAGGGTGTGGTTGAAGCACATACTGTAAAATCGTTCATTACTGACAAAACTGCTTTAGTTTCGGTTATGTGGGCATCAAACGAAACAGGTATGATCAACCCTATTAAAGAGATCGGTGAAATTTGTAAAGAGAAGGGTGTGTTATTTCATACAGACGGTGTACAGGCTGTTGGTAAGATTCCGGTTGATTTACAAGATGTACATGTAGACTTTTTATCGTTTTCTGCACATAAATTCCATGGACCAAAAGGGATTGGTGGATTATATATTAAAGATTCACAAGAGTTATCTCCGTTAATGCACGGTGGTGAACAAATGGGTGGACGCCGCTCAGGTACTTTAAATGTTCCGTATATCATCGGTATGGGAAAAGCTTTAGAGCTTGCTACTGAAAATATCGAAGAGACAATGGCTAAAATCCGTGCTAAACGTGATCGCTTGGAAGATGCACTTTTAGAGTTAAGCGATACATTTACAGTTGGTAATAGAGACAACCGTACACCAAACACTATCTTGATATCTATTAAAGGTGTTGAGGGTGAAGGTATGCTTTGGGATCTAAATAACGGTGAGATTGGAGCTTCAACTGGTTCTGCATGTGCATCGGAAGACCTAGAAGCAAATACTGTTATGCTGGCGATTGGAGCTGACAATGAACTTGCTCACACAGGTATCCGTTTATCTCTTTCAAGATTTACGACTGATGCTGAGGTTGATTATGTGATTTCACATTTCAAAAATGCAGTTGCAAGACTTAGAGGTATTTCAAGTTCATTTGCTAAACAAGCACCGACAAAAGGTGGAGAAGTTCAAGAGTGTGAACTTCATCATCACCATTAA
- a CDS encoding 3-isopropylmalate dehydratase large subunit, translated as MGQTITEKIFSEHVGKEVYAGEIVRSPIDMVIGNDITTPISIKAFEDSGAEKLANPDGFSIVLDHFIPAKDIASANQARISRDFAKKHKLKNFFDEKDMGIEHALLPEKGLVVPGDVIIGADSHTCTHGALGAFSTGMGSTDLAFAMITGGNWFKVPETIKVNLSGKPGQYTTGKDIILEIIRMIGVDGALYKTLEFTGSTIPHLSMDDRFSMCNMAIEAGAKSGIVAHDEITAEFLADKDLARAPKIHQSDADATYCMELNIEVDKLDPVIAYPFLPSNGHSVVQAVADKIKVDQAFIGSCTNGRLADLKVAAEILEGKKVHEDVRLIVTPGTQKILREATKLGYIDIIVDAGGVVSNPTCGACLGGYMGILGDGEVAISTTNRNFVGRMGSRSSKVYLANSAVAAASAITGYITDPR; from the coding sequence ATGGGACAAACCATAACTGAAAAAATATTTTCTGAACATGTTGGTAAAGAGGTATACGCAGGCGAAATCGTTCGCTCACCAATCGACATGGTTATCGGAAATGACATCACTACACCTATCTCTATCAAAGCTTTTGAAGATAGCGGTGCAGAAAAACTAGCAAATCCTGATGGATTCTCAATCGTACTTGATCACTTCATCCCTGCAAAAGATATCGCTTCAGCTAACCAAGCAAGAATATCTCGTGATTTCGCTAAAAAACATAAACTTAAAAACTTTTTTGATGAAAAAGATATGGGAATCGAGCATGCACTTTTACCTGAAAAAGGTCTTGTAGTTCCTGGTGATGTAATTATCGGTGCCGATTCACACACTTGTACACACGGTGCTCTTGGAGCATTCTCAACTGGTATGGGTTCAACTGACCTTGCATTTGCTATGATCACAGGCGGTAACTGGTTCAAAGTTCCTGAAACTATCAAAGTAAACCTAAGCGGAAAACCTGGGCAATATACTACGGGTAAAGATATCATCCTAGAGATCATCAGAATGATCGGTGTTGACGGTGCACTTTACAAAACTTTAGAGTTCACTGGTTCAACTATTCCTCACTTAAGCATGGATGACAGATTCTCTATGTGTAACATGGCTATCGAAGCTGGTGCAAAAAGTGGTATCGTTGCGCATGATGAGATCACTGCAGAATTTTTAGCAGACAAAGATTTAGCTCGCGCGCCGAAAATCCACCAAAGCGATGCGGATGCAACATATTGTATGGAACTTAACATTGAAGTTGATAAACTTGATCCTGTTATTGCATACCCGTTCTTACCGTCAAACGGTCACTCTGTTGTTCAAGCGGTAGCTGATAAAATCAAAGTTGATCAAGCATTTATCGGTTCATGTACAAATGGTCGTTTAGCAGATTTAAAAGTTGCAGCTGAGATCTTAGAGGGTAAAAAAGTACATGAAGATGTAAGACTTATCGTTACTCCTGGTACACAAAAGATCTTACGTGAAGCTACAAAACTTGGATATATTGATATAATTGTAGATGCAGGCGGTGTTGTGAGTAATCCAACTTGTGGTGCATGTCTTGGTGGTTACATGGGTATCCTAGGAGACGGCGAAGTTGCAATCTCTACAACAAATAGAAACTTCGTTGGGCGTATGGGCTCTAGAAGTTCAAAAGTATATTTAGCAAACTCTGCGGTAGCAGCAGCTTCTGCGATCACAGGATATATTACAGATCCTAGATAA
- a CDS encoding OmpA family protein has protein sequence MKKFLLLSALVSSVLLAEQKQYEISPMIGYDLTEGNIDIKNNGHFLGGLEIQFNSPNSKISPEFSILYSPKAKYEASGDSSITRGAFNGVYTFDTINNFVPFAKAGIGIENVGNETEANQDGFFLDAGAGAKYFFSENLALKAEAIYLAKYANQNAGHFDSNLIAMVGLTFAFGDSTQPQPKEEPKQEVVKEEPVVTPEPVDGDDDNDGVLNSKDQCPASPANVTVDTNGCEVDSDNDGIVDSKDQCPKTKLGVKVDENGCDIDTDKDGVVNAKDICPNTPLGADVNDEGCPKEVTLNINFATNSSTIKESSSALLDQYAKFLTTYTNYSAHIVGHTDDRGAAAYNKKLSEKRANAVVQALIAKGVDPKQLTSEGMGEEKPVADNKTAEGRSQNRRIEAQLTRH, from the coding sequence ATGAAGAAGTTTCTATTACTTTCAGCCTTAGTTTCTAGTGTACTGCTAGCAGAACAAAAACAATATGAAATCTCTCCAATGATCGGATACGATCTGACGGAGGGCAACATTGACATTAAAAACAATGGACACTTTTTAGGTGGCTTAGAAATACAGTTCAATTCACCTAACTCAAAAATCTCTCCTGAATTTTCTATTCTTTATTCACCGAAAGCGAAATATGAAGCCAGTGGTGACTCATCTATCACTCGTGGTGCATTTAACGGTGTTTATACCTTTGATACAATAAATAACTTTGTACCCTTTGCAAAAGCAGGTATCGGTATTGAAAATGTAGGTAATGAAACTGAAGCAAATCAAGACGGCTTTTTTCTAGATGCAGGTGCAGGTGCGAAATACTTCTTCAGTGAAAACTTAGCTTTAAAAGCAGAAGCTATTTATCTTGCAAAATATGCAAACCAAAATGCAGGTCACTTTGACAGTAACTTGATAGCTATGGTTGGCTTAACCTTTGCATTTGGTGATTCAACTCAGCCACAACCAAAAGAGGAACCAAAACAAGAAGTTGTGAAAGAAGAACCAGTTGTCACTCCTGAACCAGTTGACGGTGATGATGACAACGACGGTGTTTTAAACTCCAAAGATCAGTGTCCGGCATCTCCTGCCAATGTTACAGTAGATACAAACGGCTGTGAAGTTGACAGTGATAATGATGGCATAGTCGATTCAAAAGATCAATGTCCAAAAACAAAACTAGGTGTAAAAGTTGACGAAAATGGGTGTGATATCGATACTGATAAAGACGGTGTTGTAAATGCCAAAGATATTTGTCCAAATACACCATTAGGCGCTGATGTAAATGATGAAGGTTGTCCTAAAGAGGTAACACTAAACATCAATTTTGCAACAAACTCTTCAACTATTAAAGAGTCCTCATCTGCACTTCTTGATCAATATGCAAAATTCTTAACGACATACACAAACTACAGTGCACACATAGTTGGACATACTGATGATCGCGGTGCCGCTGCATATAACAAAAAACTCTCAGAAAAAAGAGCAAATGCAGTAGTGCAAGCACTTATAGCAAAAGGTGTTGATCCTAAGCAATTAACTTCAGAGGGAATGGGCGAAGAGAAACCTGTTGCCGACAATAAAACTGCTGAAGGTCGTTCGCAAAACAGAAGAATCGAAGCACAGCTGACTAGACACTAA
- the mobA gene encoding molybdenum cofactor guanylyltransferase MobA yields the protein MFVIPCVIFAGGKSSRMGEDKALLPFGPSPTLTQYLYNKLSKLFCNVYISTKTKEKFNFDANFIEDQHQELFAPTTGFISSFSLLDAESFFAISVDTPFIDEIIIQTLLEHDQDTNDATIATLEGKMQPLCGIYHRSLLKAFIDMEKNNIHKLGYLLKNSNTKLVDFTDQNKFLNLNNKEEYQKGLEIINTSLI from the coding sequence ATGTTTGTTATTCCATGCGTCATCTTTGCAGGCGGTAAAAGTTCACGAATGGGAGAAGATAAAGCACTTCTTCCATTTGGCCCTTCACCTACCCTAACACAATACTTATATAATAAACTCTCAAAACTCTTTTGCAATGTTTATATCTCTACAAAAACAAAAGAGAAGTTTAATTTTGATGCAAATTTTATAGAAGATCAGCATCAAGAACTCTTCGCACCAACTACCGGTTTTATCTCAAGTTTTTCTCTATTAGATGCAGAGAGTTTTTTTGCAATCAGTGTAGACACCCCTTTTATAGATGAGATAATCATCCAAACCCTCCTTGAACATGACCAAGATACAAATGATGCGACAATCGCTACACTAGAGGGTAAAATGCAGCCTCTTTGCGGTATCTATCACCGCTCTTTGCTCAAGGCTTTTATTGATATGGAGAAAAACAATATCCATAAACTCGGATACCTACTAAAAAATTCCAATACAAAACTTGTCGACTTTACAGATCAAAACAAATTTTTAAACCTTAACAATAAAGAGGAATATCAAAAAGGATTGGAAATTATTAACACCTCTTTGATATAA